One part of the Musa acuminata AAA Group cultivar baxijiao chromosome BXJ1-5, Cavendish_Baxijiao_AAA, whole genome shotgun sequence genome encodes these proteins:
- the LOC103984988 gene encoding protein NRT1/ PTR FAMILY 2.11-like, which yields MTTSTPEEPQNGEAAKPVINYRGWKAMPYVIGNEAFEKLGTFGTSANLLVYLTTVFHMKSVASATLVTVFNGTTNLAPLLGAFLADTYLGRYATLGAASIASLLGMLILTLTAAVSKLHPPPCSSHGDACHGANPTQLAVLFASYVFMVIGAGGIRPCNLAFGADQFDPTTEAGKRGIASFFNWYYMTFTFAMMASSTLVIYVQSNVSWSLGLAIPTAFMFISCVLFFVGTKIYVKVRPEGSPITSVAQVLVAAFRKRALKLPDDLKGSLCDPPHLSSLVSKLPHTDQFSFLDKAAIITPMDDIKPDGSASDGWRLCSLQQVEQMKCLVRIIPVWSSCIIFEVTFVLTWTYVVVQALQSDRHLGHSNFEIPAATFPVFTMAAMTVWLFVYDRVVVPLLQRVTGKEGGITLLQRMGTGIALSVVMMTVAGLVEERRRSYALHKPTLGTTSSGGAISSMSSLWLIPQLVIAGLSDAFNVIGQVEFYYKQFPENMRSMAGGLLFLGFACSNYLGSLIITIVHRITGGHQKSNWLAEDLNQGRLDLLYFSIASLSAVNFVFFIVCAKWYRYKTSDKDHEIALQTMEIRSSV from the exons ATGACGACGTCGACGCCGGAGGAACCACAGAATGGGGAAGCAGCGAAGCCTGTGATCAACTACAGAGGGTGGAAAGCCATGCCATACGTGATAG GAAACGAGGCGTTTGAGAAGCTGGGGACGTTCGGCACCTCCGCCAACCTCTTGGTCTACCTCACCACCGTCTTCCACATGAAGAGCGTCGCGTCGGCCACCCTCGTCACCGTGTTCAACGGCACCACCAACCTCGCCCCCCTCCTCGGGGCCTTCCTCGCCGACACCTATCTCGGCCGCTACGCCACACTGGGGGCCGCTTCGATTGCTTCTCTCTTG GGCATGCTCATTCTCACACTCACGGCTGCCGTCTCCAAGCTTCACCCTCCTCCCTGCAGCAGTCATGGCGACGCATGCCACGGCGCGAACCCAACTCAGCTGGCCGTACTCTTCGCCAGCTACGTCTTCATGGTCATCGGAGCCGGCGGCATACGCCCCTGCAACCTGGCGTTCGGCGCCGACCAGTTCGACCCCACCACCGAGGCGGGGAAGCGGGGCATCGCTAGCTTCTTCAACTGGTACTACATGACCTTCACCTTCGCCATGATGGCCTCCTCCACCCTCGTCATCTACGTGCAGAGCAACGTGAGCTGGTCGCTGGGGCTGGCCATTCCCACGGCGTTCATGTTCATCTCCTGCGTGCTCTTCTTCGTCGGGACCAAGATCTACGTGAAGGTGCGGCCGGAGGGCAGCCCGATCACCAGCGTCGCCCAGGTGCTGGTGGCGGCGTTCAGGAAGCGAGCGCTGAAGCTACCTGATGACCTCAAGGGGTCTCTTTGTGACCCTCCACATCTCAGTTCTCTGGTCTCCAAGCTGCCACACACCGACCAGTTCAG TTTTCTTGACAAAGCTGCGATCATAACCCCCATGGACGATATCAAACCGGATGGCTCAGCTTCAGATGGATGGAGATTATGTAGCTTACAGCAAGTGGAACAGATGAAATGTTTAGTAAGAATCATCCCTGTTTGGTCTTCATGTATCATCTTCGAGGTTACCTTTGTTCTGACATGGACTTACGTCGTCGTCCAAGCCCTTCAATCCGATAGACATCTTGGGCACAGTAATTTTGAGATTCCTGCTGCAACTTTTCCTGTGTTCACCATGGCGGCCATGACCGTTTGGTTGTTTGTTTACGACCGTGTCGTCGTCCCATTGCTTCAGAGGGTTACTGGAAAGGAAGGTGGCATCACGCTGCTTCAAAGGATGGGGACTGGCATTGCGCTTTCGGTCGTGATGATGACTGTCGCTGGCCTGGTAGAGGAACGGCGAAGGAGTTATGCGCTTCACAAGCCGACATTGGGGACTACATCCAGTGGTGGTGCCATTTCATCAATGTCCAGCCTCTGGTTGATCCCTCAGCTCGTTATTGCTGGTCTTTCTGATGCTTTCAACGTCATCGGCCAAGTTGAGTTCTACTACAAGCAATTTCCCGAAAACATGAGGAGCATGGCAGGGGGTCTGCTCTTTCTGGGTTTTGCATGTTCCAACTATCTGGGTAGCTTGATAATAACTATAGTCCATCGAATAACTGGTGGACATCAGAAGAGCAATTGGTTAGCAGAAGATCTTAACCAGGGACGACTAGATCTTCTCTACTTCTCGATCGCATCATTATCTGCCGTTAATTTTGTCTTCTTCATTGTATGTGCAAAGTGGTACAGATACAAAACCTCAGACAAAGACCATGAGATTGCTCTGCAAACAATGGAAATCAGAAGTTCTGTATGA
- the LOC135673790 gene encoding LRR receptor-like serine/threonine-protein kinase FEI 1: MERQCTIMVSPWWICCRALSVSASLVCALTFLLHFARALTPDGEALLELKLGFSDSKQLLRSWRPTDPDPCSSWLGVTCHLSDLTVRSINLPYMQLGGIISPSIGRLRRLQRLALHQNSLHGPIPPEIKSCTELRALYLRANYLQGSIPPEIGELVHLTILDLSSNLLRGAIPPSIGHLSELRFLNLSTNFFSGEIPTVGVLGTFRNTSFVGNLELCGLPIQKICRGTLGFPAVLPHADTFASSGISSITQKRSSRFLNGIIIGAVTTMALALVAILGFLWICLLSRKGRFTGNYVKVDEDLVQDAGTKLITFHGNLPYSSQEIINKLELLNEDDVIGSGGFGTVYKMVMDDNSVFAVKKINRNREGSDQIFERELETLGSIKHINLVDLRGYCRLPSARLLICDHLALGSLDQYLHENSDEEQPLNWNARMKIALGSARGLAYLHHDCTPRIVHMDIKSSNILLDRSLEPHVSDFGLAKLLVDGDARITTVVAGTFGYLAPEYLQNGRATEKSDVYSFGVLLLELVTGKRPTDPSFVRRGLNIVGWLNTLGEGHRLEEIVDEHCSNVDAEAVEAILDIATMCTDADPEDRPTMSRVLQMLEEEIMSPCLSDLYESNMYI; encoded by the exons ATGGAGAGGCAATGCACCATCATGGTAAGCCCATGGTGGATCTGTTGTCGCGCCCTGTCAGTCTCAGCTTCACTCGTTTGTGCTCTCACCTTCCTACTCCACTTCGCTCGCGCCTTGACTCCTGATG GGGAAGCTCTGCTGGAACTCAAGCTGGGCTTCAGCGACTCCAAGCAGCTGCTGCGGAGCTGGCGGCCCACCGATCCTGACCCCTGCTCCTCCTGGCTCGGCGTCACCTGCCACCTCTCCGACCTCACCGTCCGCTCCat TAACTTGCCCTACATGCAGCTCGGCGGCATCATCTCCCCCAGCATCGGTCGGCTCCGAAGGCTTCAGAGGCT GGCGTTGCATCAGAACAGCTTGCACGGGCCCATTCCACCTGAGATCAAGAGCTGCACTGAGCTCAGAGCACT GTATCTGAGAGCTAATTACCTTCAAGGAAGCATTCCACCTGAGATCGGAGAACTTGTGCACCTCACCATCCT GGATTTGTCAAGTAATCTGTTGAGGGGTGCGATTCCTCCATCTATCGGTCATCTGTCTGAACTGCGCTTTCT AAATCTATCAACCAACTTCTTCTCTGGTGAAATTCCAACTGTTGGAGTCCTTGGAACTTTCAGAAACACTTC GTTTGTCGGGAATCTAGAACTGTGTGGCTTGCCAATTCAAAAAATTTGTCGTGGTACATTGGGCTTTCCTGCAGTGCTACCACATGCCGATACTTTTGCTTCTTCAG GAATCTCATCGATCACACAGAAAAGATCATCACGTTTTCTGAATGGGATTATAATTGGTGCTGTGACTACCATGGCCCTTGCCTTAGTTGCAATCCTTGGATTCCTTTGGATCTGCTTGTTATCAAGAAAGGGAAGATTTACTGGGAACTATGTAAAAGTTGATGAAGATCTTGTTCAAGATGCCG GCACCAAGCTCATCACTTTCCACGGAAACCTCCCATATTCATCCCAGGAAATCATAAATAAGCTGGAGCTACTCAATGAAGACGATGTAATTGGCTCTGGAGGATTTGGTACAGTCTACAAGATGGTAATGGATGATAATAGTGTTTTTGCTGTGAAAAAGATCAATCGCAACCGTGAAGGATCCGATCAAATTTTTGAGAGGGAGCTCGAGACATTGGGCAGCATCAAACACATTAACCTTGTCGATCTTCGAGGCTATTGCAGGCTCCCATCTGCAAGGCTTCTCATTTGTGATCACTTGGCCTTGGGGAGTCTAGACCAGTATCTTCATG AAAATAGTGATGAAGAACAACCCTTGAATTGGAACGCACGTATGAAGATTGCTCTTGGCTCCGCAAGAGGATTGGCATACTTGCACCATGACTGCACTCCCAGGATCGTTCACATGGATATCAAATCCAGTAACATTTTACTTGATAGAAGCCTGGAGCCTCATGTATCTGATTTCGGTCTTGCCAAGCTGCTCGTAGACGGTGATGCACGTATCACTACAGTAGTTGCTGGTACTTTCGGCTATCTCGCACCTG AGTACCTGCAAAATGGACGTGCAACAGAGAAGTCAGATGTATACTCCTTCGGTGTGCTCCTGTTGGAGTTGGTGACAGGGAAAAGGCCTACAGATCCATCCTTCGTTAGAAGAGGATTGAACATTGTTGGCTGG CTGAATACACTGGGAGAAGGCCATCGTCTGGAGGAAATTGTTGATGAACACTGCAGTAATGTAGATGCCGAAGCAGTAGAAGCAATCCTTGACATAGCTACAATGTGCACAGACGCCGATCCGGAGGACCGCCCTACCATGAGTAGGGTCTTGCAGATGCTCGAGGAAGAGATAATGTCACCCTGCTTGAGTGATCTCTATGAATCTAACATGTATATTTAA
- the LOC135673791 gene encoding uncharacterized protein LOC135673791 — translation MRFVMEFAENLILRMMEDPRKRDEAQRKHIYEMRERCEKTKANWSLPLRPYGFWTFDRFNAQLRSDPQISQAFGRRDPYDDLLLDEPSDVPPSRSSSK, via the coding sequence ATGAGGTTCGTGATGGAATTCGCGGAGAATCTGATCCTGCGGATGATGGAGGACCCTCGGAAGCGGGACGAGGCGCAGCGGAAGCACATCTACGAGATGCGGGAGCGGTGCGAGAAAACAAAGGCCAACTGGAGCCTCCCCCTCCGCCCCTACGGCTTCTGGACCTTCGATCGCTTCAACGCCCAGCTGAGAAGCGACCCCCAGATCAGCCAGGCATTCGGCCGCCGCGACCCCTACGACGACCTCCTCCTTGACGAGCCCTCCGATGTCCCTCCCTCCCGCTCGTCCTCTAAATGA
- the LOC103984991 gene encoding probable 1-deoxy-D-xylulose-5-phosphate synthase 2, chloroplastic, producing MVEARSLMVASAAPFLKALSSSANGRRQLCVRAGGASGDGKVMITKEKSGWKIDYSGEKPATPLLDSINYPIHMKNLSTRDLEQLSAELRAEVVFAVAKTGGHLSSSLGVVELAVALHHVFDAPEDKIIWDVGHQAYPHKILTGRRSRMNTIRQTAGLAGFPKRDESIYDAFGAGHSSTSISAGLGMAVARDLLGKKNHVISVIGDGAMTAGQAYEAMNNAGYLDSNLIIVLNDNKQVSLPTATLDGPATPVGALSKALTKLQSSTKLRKLREAAKNITKQIGGQTHDIAAKVDEYARGMMSATGSSLFEELGLYYIGPVDGHDVEDLVTIFEKVKSLPAPGPVLIHIVTEKGKGYPPAESAADKMHGVVKFDPKTGKQFKSKSSTLSYTQYFAETLIKEAQVDDKIVAVHAAMGSGTGLNYFQHKFPERCFDVGIAEQHAVTFAAGLATEGLKPFCAIYSSFLQRGYDQVVHDVDLQKIPVRFALDRAGLVGADGPTHCGAFDIVYMACLPNMIVMAPADEAELMHMIATAAAIDDRPSCFRFPRGNGVGVALPPNNKGTPLEIGKGRVLMEGNRVAILGYGSIVQTCLKAADSLRSHGIFPTVADARFCKPLDVELIRRLANEHEILITVEEGSIGGFGSHVTHFLSLSGLLDKNIKLRSMVLPDRYIDHGSPQDQFEVAGLSSRHIAATVLSLLGRRKEALHLH from the exons ATGGTGGAAGCAAGGTCTCTCATGGTTGCCTCTGCTGCTCCGTTCCTTAAAGCTCTAAGCTCGAGCGCAAACGGCAGAAGACAG CTTTGCGTGAGGGCGGGTGGGGCAAGCGGCGATGGGAAGGTGATGATTACGAAGGAAAAGAGTGGGTGGAAGATCGATTACTCGGGGGAGAAGCCAGCAACCCCTCTGCTGGATAGCATCAACTACCCGATTCATATGAAGAACCTCTCCACGCGG GATTTGGAGCAGCTCTCGGCTGAGCTCAGAGCAGAAGTCGTGTTCGCTGTGGCCAAGACTGGCGGCCACTTGAGTTCGAGCTTGGGAGTGGTGGAGTTGGCTGTAGCTCTCCATCATGTGTTCGATGCCCCCGAGGACAAGATCATTTGGGATGTCGGCCATCAG GCCTACCCTCATAAGATATTGACGGGGAGAAGGTCAAGGATGAATACCATCAGGCAGACCGCAGGGCTTGCCGGATTTCCCAAGAGAGATGAGAGCATCTATGATGCCTTTGGTGCTGGCCATAGTTCCACAAGCATCTCTGCTGGGCTAG GAATGGCTGTTGCAAGAGATCTGCTAGggaagaagaatcatgttatttCTGTCATTGGCGATGGAGCCATGACTGCTGGCCAGGCCTACGAGGCCATGAACAATGCTGGCTACTTGGACTCCAACCTTATTATCGTGTTGAATGATAATAAGCAAGTTTCGTTACCGACTGCAACACTTGATGGACCAGCCACTCCTGTTGGTGCGCTGAGTAAGGCCCTCACCAAACTTCAATCGAGCACTAAGCTGCGCAAGCTCCGTGAAGCCGCTAAG AATATCACGAAGCAGATTGGTGGGCAGACACATGACATTGCTGCAAAGGTGGATGAATATGCTCGTGGAATGATGAGTGCTACAGGGTCTTCACTGTTCGAGGAGCTTGGTTTGTATTATATTGGGCCTGTAGATGGGCACGATGTGGAAGACTTGGTTACCATCTTTGAGAAGGTGAAGTCTTTGCCTGCTCCGGGACCTGTCCTTATTCATATTGTGACGGAGAAGGGCAAGGGGTATCCCCCCGCCGAGTCTGCTGCTGACAAAATGCATG GTGTTGTGAAGTTTGATCCAAAAACTGGGAAGcaattcaaatcaaaatcatccaCCCTTTCGTACACTCAATACTTTGCAGAGACTCTTATTAAAGAAGCCCAGGTTGACGACAAGATCGTCGCTGTTCATGCTGCCATGGGTAGTGGGACAGGGCTGAACTATTTTCAGCACAAATTTCCTGAAAGATGCTTTGATGTGGGAATTGCAGAGCAGCATGCAGTCACCTTTGCAGCTGGTTTGGCCACCGAGGGCCTCAAGCCTTTCTGTGCCATCTACTCATCATTTCTGCAACGAGGATATGATCAG GTGGTTCATGATGTGGACTTACAAAAGATACCCGTCCGGTTCGCACTGGATCGAGCTGGCCTTGTCGGAGCTGATGGACCTACCCACTGTGGAGCATTCGACATCGTGTACATGGCATGCTTGCCCAACATGATCGTAATGGCCCCAGCCGATGAAGCCGAGCTGATGCACATGATTGCAACAGCGGCGGCGATCGATGACAGACCTAGCTGCTTCAGATTCCCTAGGGGGAATGGAGTCGGTGTGGCCCTTCCTCCAAACAACAAAGGCACCCCTCTTGAG ATCGGGAAGGGAAGAGTTCTGATGGAAGGAAACAGGGTGGCCATCCTTGGATATGGTTCAATAGTCCAGACATGCTTGAAGGCTGCAGACTCACTGAGATCGCATGGAATTTTCCCCACAGTGGCTGATGCTCGGTTCTGTAAACCTCTGGATGTGGAGCTCATAAGGAGACTGGCAAATGAGCATGAGATCCTGATCACGGTGGAGGAGGGCTCCATTGGAGGTTTCGGATCACACGTCACTCACTTCCTTAGCTTGAGTGGCCTGCTGGATAAAAACATAAAG CTGAGGTCCATGGTTCTACCAGACCGATACATCGACCATGGATCGCCACAGGATCAATTTGAAGTAGCTGGACTTTCCTCGAGACATATTGCAGCCACAGTGCTGAGTCTTTTGGGCAGAAGGAAAGAGGCATTGCATCTCCACTGA